A section of the Xiphias gladius isolate SHS-SW01 ecotype Sanya breed wild chromosome 8, ASM1685928v1, whole genome shotgun sequence genome encodes:
- the dennd4a gene encoding C-myc promoter-binding protein isoform X1: MMEDKGPRVADYFVVAGLKDSSKPLEEELHLDDAGPKSVKPKAPITDVAVVIRSLGEEVPPGFTCLESTPSGLSAELNGASLRGPQIFLCFKRGRDKPPLTDLGVLYEWKEKLKAGCHIVQTTPSGRPANISSSSSQRIYITYRRAPKSQPHTSLAVTDVCIIIPGKGESPPHTFCKVDKNLNSSMWGSSIYLCYKKSLAKANTIAYKAGLLCRYPEEDYESFPLPESVPMFCLPMGATIECWPAHTKHSLPVFSTFVLTGASGEKVYGAAIQFYEPYSEGNLSERQRSQLGLPSSNLGPDGTRNVYSNKSICLLSHWPFFQSFRSFLTFLYRYSISGPHALPIEKHISHFMQNVPFPSIQRPRILVQLSPHDSLILSQPVSSPLPLSGGSLSTLLLNLGPKNAATLLVLAVTEHKILVHSLRPAVLTSVTEALVSMIFPFHWPCPYIPLCPLALADVLSAPCPFIVGVDSRYFDLYIPPADISCVDLDTNTISQKDDKKALTWKILPRRACKYLLNTLNILYQQLTEGGQLNREDVQMEHTVTDSELNGGKSLHTLELEIQEAFLRFLAAILRGYRSYLLPITQAPSEKTTDASSLFDLQGFLKSRDRSHQRFYSLMTKTQMFSRFIEECSFVSDKDASLAFFDECVDKLFTTGGKMESERPEDTRLIELDESHCSEHTVYINPPELPPPPQGEEHPLCYSYTGFPVLNAELLEPLEGQNPPSAGMASRHSSPASPTAIFRRSKQEIKLAQRMAKTYSSMPQMWSKCLLRHCYGLWFICLPGFVGTCHSKARALRTAHDVLRKMQDKKLQAPDEVCYRVLLQLCGQYSQPVLAVRVLFEMKKAGVQPNAITYGYYNKAVLESTWPSTTRGGYFLWGKLRNVVLGVLQFKQAGRKQQTLHRDPQLSDGSDLDTVSHGSLDSANDSAERTSIDTDFTKMDSSDDGFSTGGQSDQGYDSLSKEEERLCGRESDSTPLVEDKGQRQSTPETEHPISSISPSARSYKSTDANAGNGSRLVSSATRDAFLCGVLPKTERPKSLDLSGGLGTLRFTVPHPGSAKQHHLAPDQLRGVEEEATETDKEKPPVERTVNCSGAVERPGVSIERSVNFSAGTVRRTGIEMGFDPLSLMATETVQECDQDNCSTPTTRRNLAEEIEMYMNKGNSPLSSRTPSIDLQNPSSPLFRSTSSPQASPRPSTLPHSNTHLQLSVKSKERLRPSPSLPLGVCNKDRERPSSLVSPSSPTPSTSSFSMDSLLTPTLDIFKSSVISAGKGVAEKASRLYSRLSSQTSLTQEANCDRISVSSLTSGDADCFSLLDNDSCLDPDGFTSPQHGSMSRLRRSPVVGHANLGSPSTPNRVFRHNSFSGGLAIPSKTPHTPDSSPDTSRFQPTPSYTIEVLMSSCSLCKTCDCLVYDEEIMAGWTANDSNLNSTCPFCGTAFLPFLNVEIKDLRPRSRSSEESNPVREEDTSASLNPEAKMSATDCSAQSSAAPARKQESSGSAGTAAPASAPASVSTPVTVPYLSPLVLWKELESLLVNEGDQAISSPSVVDQHPIVFWNLVWYFRRLELPSNLPALILASKHCSHGDQTPQSVSSEESKQVLVRIMWDNLKLHQDKVQPCYVLWNTHCANSLVRSGLCEEGQLFTVELLQGFVRSIKKSDVYQPMSQIIQLLGPELGFKRQRSLYRDLLFLALVALGKNNININAFDREYKLAYDRLTPNLVKLTHNCDRPPGAGVMECRRTFREPSL; the protein is encoded by the exons CTCTGGAGGAGGAGCTCCACTTGGACGATGCCGGTCCAAAGTCTGTGAAACCCAAAGCCCCCATCACCGATGTAGCTGTGGTGATCCGCTCCCTGGGTGAAGAGGTACCCCCGGGTTTCACCTGTTTGGAAAGCACTCCCTCAGGCCTCTCTGCAGAGCTCAATGGAGCCAGCCTCAGGGGCCCACAGATCTTCTTGTGCTTCAAGCGGGGCAGAGATAAGCCTCCACTGACAGATCTTGG GGTTCTGTATGAGTGGAAAGAGAAGCTGAAGGCTGGATGTCACATTGTCCAGACAACGCCCTCAGGTCGCCCTGCCAACATCAGCAGTTCATCCTCCCAACGCATCTACATCACCTACCGCCGTGCCCCGAAGAGCCAGCCCCACACTTCGCTGGCTGTCACTGATGTCTGCATTATCATACCCGGCAAAGGGGAGTCACCCCCTCACACCTTCTGCAAGGTGGACAAGAACCTCAACAGTAGCATG TGGGGATCCTCAATCTACCTTTGTTATAAGAAATCGCTGGCTAAAGCAAACACAATTGCATATAAAGCAG GTCTGCTGTGTAGGTACCCTGAAGAGGATTACGAGTCCTTCCCACTGCCTGAGTCAGTGCCCATGTTCTGCCTGCCCATGGGGGCTACCATCGAGTGCTGGCCAGCACACACCAAACACTCCCTGcctgttttttccacatttgtgCTGACAGGGGCCTCTGGAGAAAAG GTGTACGGAGCAGCCATCCAGTTCTATGAGCCTTACTCAGAGGGGAATCTGTCTGAGCGTCAGCGCTCACAGCTCGGCCTGCCAAGCTCCAATCTCGGACCTGATGGGACCAGAAATGTTTACAGCAACAAGAGCATCTGTCTGCTCTCCCACTGGCCCTTCTTCCAGTCCTTTAGGAGCTTTCTCACTTTCCTCTACCGATACTCCATCTCTGGACCGCATGCACTGCCTATTGAAAA GCACATTTCTCACTTCATGCAAAATGTGCCATTCCCCTCCATTCAGAGACCACGCATCCTAGTGCAG CTGTCTCCACACGATAGCCTGATACTGAGCCAACCTGTCTCCTCTCCACTGCCTCTCAG TGGTGGAAGCCTCTCCACGTTACTGCTGAATCTGGGCCCAAAAAACGCAGCCACTCTGCTGGTGTTGGCCGTCACGGAGCACAAGATCCTGGTTCACTCCCTGCGTCCAGCTGTACTCACCAGTGTAACAGAGGCCCTTGTGTCT ATGATCTTTCCCTTCCACTGGCCGTGCCCCTACATCCCTCTGTGCCCGTTGGCCCTGGCTGATGTGCTCAGTGCACCGTGTCCTTTCATTGTGGGTGTGGACTCCAGATACTTTGACCTTTACATCCCCCCGGCTGACATCAGCTGTGTGGATCTGGACACCAACACAATCTCCCA AAAAGACGACAAGAAGGCTTTAACGTGGAAAATCTTGCCCAGGAGAGCCTGCAAATATCTTCTGAATACCCTGAATATACTCTATCAGCAGCTAACTGAGG GTGGTCAGCTGAACCGTGAGGATGTGCAGATGGAGCAcacagtgactgacagtgaGCTCAACGGGGGGAAGAGCCTCCACACTCTGGAGCTGGAGATCCAGGAGGCCTTCCTGCGGTTCTTGGCGGCCATCCTACGAGGCTACCGCTCCTACCTGCTGCCCATCACCCAAGCCCCTTCAGAGAAGACCACAGATGCCAGCTCCCTCTTTGACCTCCAAG GCTTCCTGAAGAGCAGAGACCGCTCCCATCAGAGGTTTTACTCCCTCATGACCAAGACTCAAATGTTCAGCCGTTTCATAGAGGAGTGCTCCTTTGTCAGTGACAAGGACGCGAGCCTGGCTTTCTTTGATGAGTGTGTTGATAAG CTGTTCACCACTGGAGGCAAG ATGGAAAGTGAGCGGCCGGAGGACACCAGGCTGATCGAACTGGATGAATCCCACTGCAGTGAGCACACAGTCTATATCAACCCTCCAGagctccctccaccaccacagGGAGAAGAGCATCCTCTGTGCTATAG CTACACTGGGTTCCCTGTGCTGAATGCTGAGCTCCTGGAGCCACTGGAGGGACAAAATCCTCCATCAGCAGGCATGGCCTCACGCCACAGCAGCCCAGCCAGCCCTACGGCCATCTTTAGGCGCTCCAAACAG gaGATCAAATTGGCTCAAAGGATGGCCAAAACCTATTCATCAATGCCTCAGATGTGGTCCAAGTGTCTGCTGCGCCACTGCTATGGCCTTTGGTTCATCTGCCTGCCAGGGTTTGTCGGGACCTGCCACTCTAAGGCGCGAGCACTGCGAACAGCTCACGACGTGTTGAGGAAGATGCAGGACAAGAAGCTACAGGCTCCAGATGAG GTGTGCTACCGTGTGTTGCTGCAGTTGTGTGGCCAGTACAGCCAGCCTGTGCTGGCTGTCAGGGTGCTGTTTGAGATGAAAAAGGCTGGAGTTCAACCCAATGCCATCACCTATGGGTACTACAACAAG GCGGTGTTGGAGAGCACCTGGCCCTCCACCACCAGAGGAGGCTACTTTCTGTGGGGAAAGCTGAGGAACGTGGTCCTAGGTGTGCTCCAGTTCAAGCAAGCCGGGAGAAAACAACAGACTCTTCACAGAGATCCTCAGCTTTCAG ACGGCAGTGATCTTGACACAGTCAGTCATGGGAGTTTGGACAGTGCGAATGACTCTGCTGAGCGCACCTCCATTGACACTGACTTCACTAAAATGGACTCCAGCGATGATGGATTTAGTACAG gtggaCAGTCAGACCAGGGCTATGATTCACTGtccaaagaggaggagaggctgtgTGGCAGAGAGAGTGACAGCACACCGTTGGTGGAAGACAAAGGACAGAGGCAGTCCA CACCTGAGACTGAGCATCCAATCAGCAGCATATCTCCTTCTGCTAGAAGCTACAAATCCACAGATGCCAATGCAG gCAATGGCAGCAGGCTGGTTTCCAGTGCAACTAGGGAcgcctttctgtgtggagttctGCCAAAGACAGAGAGGCCAAAATCTCTAGACCTGTCTGGTGGACTGGGAACTCTGAGGTTCACCGTGCCCCATCCAGGCTCAGCAAAGCAGCATCACCTAGCTCCTGACCAGTTGCGCGGAGTAGAGGAAGAGGCGACGGAAACTGATAAAGAGAAACCCCCGGTGGAGAGGACTGTGAACTGCAGCGGTGCAGTTGAGAGGCCAGGTGTCTCCATAGAGAGGAGTGTCAACTTCAGTGCTGGGACTGTGAGGAGGACAGGCATAGAGATGGGTTTTGACCCCCTGTCACTGATGGCAACGGAGACGGTGCAAGAGTGTGACCAGGACAACTGCAGCACACCAACCACCCGCCGCAACCTCGCTGAGGAGATCGAGATGTACATGAACAAGGGCAACAGCCCTCTAAGCAGCCGCACGCCCAGTATTGACCTGCAGAACCCCTCGAGCCCCTTGTTTCGATCCACCTCATCTCCTCAGGCCTCGCCGAGACCCTCCACTCTACCGCACTCCAACACACACCTCCAGCTGTCTGTCAAATCCAAGGAGAGGCTGAGGCCATCGCCGTCTCTTCCTCTGGGTGTCTGTAACAAGGACAGGGAGAGGCCTTCGTCATTAGTTTCACCCTCGTCACCTACTCCCTCCACCTCGTCGTTCTCCATGGACTCTCTCCTCACGCCAACTCTGGACATCTTCAAGAGCAGCGTCATATCAGCAGGGAAGGGTGTGGCTGAGAAGGCCAGCCGCCTTTACTCTCGTCTGTCTTCCCAGACTTCATTAACACAG GAAGCAAACTGTGACCGGATTAGTGTATCCTCACTGACCTCAGGAGACGCTGACTGCTTCTCGCTGCTTGACAATGACTCCTGTCTGGACCCAGATGGCTTTACCTCCCCCCAGCATGGCAGCATGTCCCGACTCAGGAGGAGCCCTGTTGTGGGCCATGCTAACCTGGGCAGCCCCAGCACACCCAACAGGGTGTTCAGACACAACTCCTTCTCTG GTGGTTTGGCAATTCCCTCTAAAACTCCTCACACTCCAGATTCCTCCCCCGACACCAGCCGCTTCCAACCCACTCCCAGTTACACCATAGAG GTGCTGATGTCCAGTTGTTCGCTTTGTAAGACGTGTGACTGTCTGGTGTATGACGAGGAGATCATGGCTGGCTGGACGGCAAATGACTCGAACCTCAACAGCACTTGTCCCTTCTGTGGCACAGCCTTCCTGCCTTTCCTCAACGTGGAAATCAAAGATCTGAGACCGAGGAGCAG GTCCTCTGAGGAAAGTAATCCTGTTAGAGAGGAGGACACGTCTGCATCACTCAACCCCGAGGCCAAAATGTCTGCGACAGACTGTTCAGCTCAGTCATCTGCGGCTCCAGCGCGGAAGCAGGAGAGCAGTGGGAGTGCTGGGACAGCTGCGCCAGCCTCAGCCCCAGCCTCCGTCTCCACTCCGGTGACGGTGCCGTACCTGAGCCCTCTGGTTCTGTGGAAGGAGCTGGAGAGCCTGCTGGTGAACGAGGGCGACCAGGCCATCTCCTCTCCGAGTGTTGTGGACCAACACCCCATTGTCTTCTGGAACCTCGTGTGGTACTTCCGAAGGCTGGAGCTGCCGAGTAACCTGCCGGCGCTTATCCTTGCCTCAAAGCACTGTAGCCATGGAGACCAG ACTCCTCAGAGCGTTTCATCCGAGGAAAGTAAGCAGGTGCTGGTGAGGATTATGTGGGACAACCTGAAGTTGCACCAAGACAAAGTTCAACCCTGCTATGTCCTGTGGAACACACACT gtGCCAACTCCCTAGTTCGCTCTGGGCTGTGTGAAGAAGGCCAGCTCTTCACTGTGGAGCTACTGCAGGGTTTTGTGAGGAGCATTAAGAAGAGTGATGTCTATCAGCCCATGAGTCAAATCATCCAGCTGCTGGGGCCGGAGCTGGGTTTTAAGAGGCAGAG GAGCCTCTACAGAGATTTATTGTTCCTTGCCCTGGTGGCTTTGGGGAAGAACAACATTAATATAA ACGCTTTTGACCGGGAGTACAAGTTGGCATATGATCGCCTCACACCCAACCTGGTTAAACTGACACACAACTGTGACCGGCCCCCTGGAGCAGGGGTCATGGAGTGCAGGAGGACTTTTAGGGAGCCCAGTCTCTGA
- the dennd4a gene encoding C-myc promoter-binding protein isoform X2, whose protein sequence is MMEDKGPRVADYFVVAGLKDSSKPLEEELHLDDAGPKSVKPKAPITDVAVVIRSLGEEVPPGFTCLESTPSGLSAELNGASLRGPQIFLCFKRGRDKPPLTDLGVLYEWKEKLKAGCHIVQTTPSGRPANISSSSSQRIYITYRRAPKSQPHTSLAVTDVCIIIPGKGESPPHTFCKVDKNLNSSMWGSSIYLCYKKSLAKANTIAYKAGLLCRYPEEDYESFPLPESVPMFCLPMGATIECWPAHTKHSLPVFSTFVLTGASGEKVYGAAIQFYEPYSEGNLSERQRSQLGLPSSNLGPDGTRNVYSNKSICLLSHWPFFQSFRSFLTFLYRYSISGPHALPIEKHISHFMQNVPFPSIQRPRILVQLSPHDSLILSQPVSSPLPLSGGSLSTLLLNLGPKNAATLLVLAVTEHKILVHSLRPAVLTSVTEALVSMIFPFHWPCPYIPLCPLALADVLSAPCPFIVGVDSRYFDLYIPPADISCVDLDTNTISQKDDKKALTWKILPRRACKYLLNTLNILYQQLTEGGQLNREDVQMEHTVTDSELNGGKSLHTLELEIQEAFLRFLAAILRGYRSYLLPITQAPSEKTTDASSLFDLQGFLKSRDRSHQRFYSLMTKTQMFSRFIEECSFVSDKDASLAFFDECVDKMESERPEDTRLIELDESHCSEHTVYINPPELPPPPQGEEHPLCYSYTGFPVLNAELLEPLEGQNPPSAGMASRHSSPASPTAIFRRSKQEIKLAQRMAKTYSSMPQMWSKCLLRHCYGLWFICLPGFVGTCHSKARALRTAHDVLRKMQDKKLQAPDEVCYRVLLQLCGQYSQPVLAVRVLFEMKKAGVQPNAITYGYYNKAVLESTWPSTTRGGYFLWGKLRNVVLGVLQFKQAGRKQQTLHRDPQLSDGSDLDTVSHGSLDSANDSAERTSIDTDFTKMDSSDDGFSTGGQSDQGYDSLSKEEERLCGRESDSTPLVEDKGQRQSTPETEHPISSISPSARSYKSTDANAGNGSRLVSSATRDAFLCGVLPKTERPKSLDLSGGLGTLRFTVPHPGSAKQHHLAPDQLRGVEEEATETDKEKPPVERTVNCSGAVERPGVSIERSVNFSAGTVRRTGIEMGFDPLSLMATETVQECDQDNCSTPTTRRNLAEEIEMYMNKGNSPLSSRTPSIDLQNPSSPLFRSTSSPQASPRPSTLPHSNTHLQLSVKSKERLRPSPSLPLGVCNKDRERPSSLVSPSSPTPSTSSFSMDSLLTPTLDIFKSSVISAGKGVAEKASRLYSRLSSQTSLTQEANCDRISVSSLTSGDADCFSLLDNDSCLDPDGFTSPQHGSMSRLRRSPVVGHANLGSPSTPNRVFRHNSFSGGLAIPSKTPHTPDSSPDTSRFQPTPSYTIEVLMSSCSLCKTCDCLVYDEEIMAGWTANDSNLNSTCPFCGTAFLPFLNVEIKDLRPRSRSSEESNPVREEDTSASLNPEAKMSATDCSAQSSAAPARKQESSGSAGTAAPASAPASVSTPVTVPYLSPLVLWKELESLLVNEGDQAISSPSVVDQHPIVFWNLVWYFRRLELPSNLPALILASKHCSHGDQTPQSVSSEESKQVLVRIMWDNLKLHQDKVQPCYVLWNTHCANSLVRSGLCEEGQLFTVELLQGFVRSIKKSDVYQPMSQIIQLLGPELGFKRQRSLYRDLLFLALVALGKNNININAFDREYKLAYDRLTPNLVKLTHNCDRPPGAGVMECRRTFREPSL, encoded by the exons CTCTGGAGGAGGAGCTCCACTTGGACGATGCCGGTCCAAAGTCTGTGAAACCCAAAGCCCCCATCACCGATGTAGCTGTGGTGATCCGCTCCCTGGGTGAAGAGGTACCCCCGGGTTTCACCTGTTTGGAAAGCACTCCCTCAGGCCTCTCTGCAGAGCTCAATGGAGCCAGCCTCAGGGGCCCACAGATCTTCTTGTGCTTCAAGCGGGGCAGAGATAAGCCTCCACTGACAGATCTTGG GGTTCTGTATGAGTGGAAAGAGAAGCTGAAGGCTGGATGTCACATTGTCCAGACAACGCCCTCAGGTCGCCCTGCCAACATCAGCAGTTCATCCTCCCAACGCATCTACATCACCTACCGCCGTGCCCCGAAGAGCCAGCCCCACACTTCGCTGGCTGTCACTGATGTCTGCATTATCATACCCGGCAAAGGGGAGTCACCCCCTCACACCTTCTGCAAGGTGGACAAGAACCTCAACAGTAGCATG TGGGGATCCTCAATCTACCTTTGTTATAAGAAATCGCTGGCTAAAGCAAACACAATTGCATATAAAGCAG GTCTGCTGTGTAGGTACCCTGAAGAGGATTACGAGTCCTTCCCACTGCCTGAGTCAGTGCCCATGTTCTGCCTGCCCATGGGGGCTACCATCGAGTGCTGGCCAGCACACACCAAACACTCCCTGcctgttttttccacatttgtgCTGACAGGGGCCTCTGGAGAAAAG GTGTACGGAGCAGCCATCCAGTTCTATGAGCCTTACTCAGAGGGGAATCTGTCTGAGCGTCAGCGCTCACAGCTCGGCCTGCCAAGCTCCAATCTCGGACCTGATGGGACCAGAAATGTTTACAGCAACAAGAGCATCTGTCTGCTCTCCCACTGGCCCTTCTTCCAGTCCTTTAGGAGCTTTCTCACTTTCCTCTACCGATACTCCATCTCTGGACCGCATGCACTGCCTATTGAAAA GCACATTTCTCACTTCATGCAAAATGTGCCATTCCCCTCCATTCAGAGACCACGCATCCTAGTGCAG CTGTCTCCACACGATAGCCTGATACTGAGCCAACCTGTCTCCTCTCCACTGCCTCTCAG TGGTGGAAGCCTCTCCACGTTACTGCTGAATCTGGGCCCAAAAAACGCAGCCACTCTGCTGGTGTTGGCCGTCACGGAGCACAAGATCCTGGTTCACTCCCTGCGTCCAGCTGTACTCACCAGTGTAACAGAGGCCCTTGTGTCT ATGATCTTTCCCTTCCACTGGCCGTGCCCCTACATCCCTCTGTGCCCGTTGGCCCTGGCTGATGTGCTCAGTGCACCGTGTCCTTTCATTGTGGGTGTGGACTCCAGATACTTTGACCTTTACATCCCCCCGGCTGACATCAGCTGTGTGGATCTGGACACCAACACAATCTCCCA AAAAGACGACAAGAAGGCTTTAACGTGGAAAATCTTGCCCAGGAGAGCCTGCAAATATCTTCTGAATACCCTGAATATACTCTATCAGCAGCTAACTGAGG GTGGTCAGCTGAACCGTGAGGATGTGCAGATGGAGCAcacagtgactgacagtgaGCTCAACGGGGGGAAGAGCCTCCACACTCTGGAGCTGGAGATCCAGGAGGCCTTCCTGCGGTTCTTGGCGGCCATCCTACGAGGCTACCGCTCCTACCTGCTGCCCATCACCCAAGCCCCTTCAGAGAAGACCACAGATGCCAGCTCCCTCTTTGACCTCCAAG GCTTCCTGAAGAGCAGAGACCGCTCCCATCAGAGGTTTTACTCCCTCATGACCAAGACTCAAATGTTCAGCCGTTTCATAGAGGAGTGCTCCTTTGTCAGTGACAAGGACGCGAGCCTGGCTTTCTTTGATGAGTGTGTTGATAAG ATGGAAAGTGAGCGGCCGGAGGACACCAGGCTGATCGAACTGGATGAATCCCACTGCAGTGAGCACACAGTCTATATCAACCCTCCAGagctccctccaccaccacagGGAGAAGAGCATCCTCTGTGCTATAG CTACACTGGGTTCCCTGTGCTGAATGCTGAGCTCCTGGAGCCACTGGAGGGACAAAATCCTCCATCAGCAGGCATGGCCTCACGCCACAGCAGCCCAGCCAGCCCTACGGCCATCTTTAGGCGCTCCAAACAG gaGATCAAATTGGCTCAAAGGATGGCCAAAACCTATTCATCAATGCCTCAGATGTGGTCCAAGTGTCTGCTGCGCCACTGCTATGGCCTTTGGTTCATCTGCCTGCCAGGGTTTGTCGGGACCTGCCACTCTAAGGCGCGAGCACTGCGAACAGCTCACGACGTGTTGAGGAAGATGCAGGACAAGAAGCTACAGGCTCCAGATGAG GTGTGCTACCGTGTGTTGCTGCAGTTGTGTGGCCAGTACAGCCAGCCTGTGCTGGCTGTCAGGGTGCTGTTTGAGATGAAAAAGGCTGGAGTTCAACCCAATGCCATCACCTATGGGTACTACAACAAG GCGGTGTTGGAGAGCACCTGGCCCTCCACCACCAGAGGAGGCTACTTTCTGTGGGGAAAGCTGAGGAACGTGGTCCTAGGTGTGCTCCAGTTCAAGCAAGCCGGGAGAAAACAACAGACTCTTCACAGAGATCCTCAGCTTTCAG ACGGCAGTGATCTTGACACAGTCAGTCATGGGAGTTTGGACAGTGCGAATGACTCTGCTGAGCGCACCTCCATTGACACTGACTTCACTAAAATGGACTCCAGCGATGATGGATTTAGTACAG gtggaCAGTCAGACCAGGGCTATGATTCACTGtccaaagaggaggagaggctgtgTGGCAGAGAGAGTGACAGCACACCGTTGGTGGAAGACAAAGGACAGAGGCAGTCCA CACCTGAGACTGAGCATCCAATCAGCAGCATATCTCCTTCTGCTAGAAGCTACAAATCCACAGATGCCAATGCAG gCAATGGCAGCAGGCTGGTTTCCAGTGCAACTAGGGAcgcctttctgtgtggagttctGCCAAAGACAGAGAGGCCAAAATCTCTAGACCTGTCTGGTGGACTGGGAACTCTGAGGTTCACCGTGCCCCATCCAGGCTCAGCAAAGCAGCATCACCTAGCTCCTGACCAGTTGCGCGGAGTAGAGGAAGAGGCGACGGAAACTGATAAAGAGAAACCCCCGGTGGAGAGGACTGTGAACTGCAGCGGTGCAGTTGAGAGGCCAGGTGTCTCCATAGAGAGGAGTGTCAACTTCAGTGCTGGGACTGTGAGGAGGACAGGCATAGAGATGGGTTTTGACCCCCTGTCACTGATGGCAACGGAGACGGTGCAAGAGTGTGACCAGGACAACTGCAGCACACCAACCACCCGCCGCAACCTCGCTGAGGAGATCGAGATGTACATGAACAAGGGCAACAGCCCTCTAAGCAGCCGCACGCCCAGTATTGACCTGCAGAACCCCTCGAGCCCCTTGTTTCGATCCACCTCATCTCCTCAGGCCTCGCCGAGACCCTCCACTCTACCGCACTCCAACACACACCTCCAGCTGTCTGTCAAATCCAAGGAGAGGCTGAGGCCATCGCCGTCTCTTCCTCTGGGTGTCTGTAACAAGGACAGGGAGAGGCCTTCGTCATTAGTTTCACCCTCGTCACCTACTCCCTCCACCTCGTCGTTCTCCATGGACTCTCTCCTCACGCCAACTCTGGACATCTTCAAGAGCAGCGTCATATCAGCAGGGAAGGGTGTGGCTGAGAAGGCCAGCCGCCTTTACTCTCGTCTGTCTTCCCAGACTTCATTAACACAG GAAGCAAACTGTGACCGGATTAGTGTATCCTCACTGACCTCAGGAGACGCTGACTGCTTCTCGCTGCTTGACAATGACTCCTGTCTGGACCCAGATGGCTTTACCTCCCCCCAGCATGGCAGCATGTCCCGACTCAGGAGGAGCCCTGTTGTGGGCCATGCTAACCTGGGCAGCCCCAGCACACCCAACAGGGTGTTCAGACACAACTCCTTCTCTG GTGGTTTGGCAATTCCCTCTAAAACTCCTCACACTCCAGATTCCTCCCCCGACACCAGCCGCTTCCAACCCACTCCCAGTTACACCATAGAG GTGCTGATGTCCAGTTGTTCGCTTTGTAAGACGTGTGACTGTCTGGTGTATGACGAGGAGATCATGGCTGGCTGGACGGCAAATGACTCGAACCTCAACAGCACTTGTCCCTTCTGTGGCACAGCCTTCCTGCCTTTCCTCAACGTGGAAATCAAAGATCTGAGACCGAGGAGCAG GTCCTCTGAGGAAAGTAATCCTGTTAGAGAGGAGGACACGTCTGCATCACTCAACCCCGAGGCCAAAATGTCTGCGACAGACTGTTCAGCTCAGTCATCTGCGGCTCCAGCGCGGAAGCAGGAGAGCAGTGGGAGTGCTGGGACAGCTGCGCCAGCCTCAGCCCCAGCCTCCGTCTCCACTCCGGTGACGGTGCCGTACCTGAGCCCTCTGGTTCTGTGGAAGGAGCTGGAGAGCCTGCTGGTGAACGAGGGCGACCAGGCCATCTCCTCTCCGAGTGTTGTGGACCAACACCCCATTGTCTTCTGGAACCTCGTGTGGTACTTCCGAAGGCTGGAGCTGCCGAGTAACCTGCCGGCGCTTATCCTTGCCTCAAAGCACTGTAGCCATGGAGACCAG ACTCCTCAGAGCGTTTCATCCGAGGAAAGTAAGCAGGTGCTGGTGAGGATTATGTGGGACAACCTGAAGTTGCACCAAGACAAAGTTCAACCCTGCTATGTCCTGTGGAACACACACT gtGCCAACTCCCTAGTTCGCTCTGGGCTGTGTGAAGAAGGCCAGCTCTTCACTGTGGAGCTACTGCAGGGTTTTGTGAGGAGCATTAAGAAGAGTGATGTCTATCAGCCCATGAGTCAAATCATCCAGCTGCTGGGGCCGGAGCTGGGTTTTAAGAGGCAGAG GAGCCTCTACAGAGATTTATTGTTCCTTGCCCTGGTGGCTTTGGGGAAGAACAACATTAATATAA ACGCTTTTGACCGGGAGTACAAGTTGGCATATGATCGCCTCACACCCAACCTGGTTAAACTGACACACAACTGTGACCGGCCCCCTGGAGCAGGGGTCATGGAGTGCAGGAGGACTTTTAGGGAGCCCAGTCTCTGA